The Planctomycetaceae bacterium genomic sequence AGATTTCGCTGGCCGCGAATCAAAGCGGATCGGTGGTTATTCGGGCAACGGCGACAGATTCGGGCGGCCTGTCCGTCAGCAGCGACTTTCTGGTTTCGATCAGTCCGGTGAATGACCGGCCGACCGTTGTCAGCCAGACTTACGCGGCTGACGATACCGGAAATCTGTCCGTCACGGCTCCGGGAGTGCTGGCGGGCGCCGCTGACGTTGAAGGTCAGACTCTGACTGCTGTGCTCGTCGCGGCACCGTCTCACGGAACGGTCACGCTTAGCAGCACCGGACAATTCACCTACACCGCCAGCGCAGGGTTTCCCGGATTCGATTCGTTTTCCTTCGCGGCGTCGGATGGTTCGCTGAACAGTACCGCCGGAACTGTCACGATTACGGCGACTCCCACGGTGGGCGGAACGCCGCCGGCAACCGGCGGTTCCGATTCTGACAGCAACACGACTACCAGCGACGACGGCAACAACTCGGATTCCGCAGCGGACTCCGGTGATTCCACAATCACCTACGGCGGCACATCGACGGAAACGTCCGGCCAGAACGATGACTCATCGGGCGACGGTTATGGCAGCGTCCGAAGCAGCGGCAGTGACGACGATTCATCGCCGACCAGCGTTCCTCAGCAAACCGAAGTCACATCCATCGCCATCTGGTCAGCGGACGATACGGAGATTTCCGCAACCGTCGACAATCGAGTCGCGTCGTCATCGCTGTCAAACGTCGAGTCAACTCGGGCGGGCCGCGGCGAGCTGCGGCAAACCGACTCAATTCTTCCGGACCAATCCGCGACAACCACTGCCGGACTGCTGTATCAGCAGTTTTCGGAACACGGAACGATGTGGCAAAGTCTGGACACGCTCAGCGACGACGTTGCGTCTGACCTGAACTTCGAAAACGCGGTTGTCGGATCGGTGGGCGTTGTATCAACCGGATTCGCCGTGGGATCCCTGCTTTGGGCTGTTCGCGGCGGAGTCCTGCTTTCGGGACTTCTGGCGCAGTTGCCGATCTGGACACTGTTCGACCCGCTGCTGGTCATCGACGGCGTCGCCAGGGACGACGAGTCCGGTGATTCGATTCATGACATCGTGGACAAGCAACAACGCGCGGTGAACCTGAAGTCCGCTTCCGCCGGTGGTCCCGCCACTGAGTATTCCTCTGACCCCGACGTCGCCGATGCGACACCGGACGCTGAAAACGGATCGTTGACATGAAACGCCTGACTGTCGGAACCCGCATTTCAATCGGCCTGGTTTGTTCCATGCTGGGCATTCTGCTGGCCGCCAACTACGTCGGTCTGCTGCCGGATCGCGAACGGATGATTATCGGTCATCGCGCGCAGGTGGCCGAAAGCCTGGCGTTCAGCGCATCGGCTTTGATTCAGCAGGACAACATCGACGGTCTGTCGGCGGTGATGAAGGGACTGGTCGACCGACACGACGACCTGCAATCCGTCGGCATTCGAAATCATTCCGACGGACTGCTGGTGGACAGCGGCCGTCACGGAGAATTGTGGCCCGCTGACCAGCCGATAACCTCCGATGCCGAACACATGCAGGTGCCTCTGACGCGAGGCGACGATGCTCAGTGGGGTCAGATCGAACTGTGCTTTGCTCCGCTTCACACCAGCGGCTGGTGGGCTCCGCTGCGTTCGCAACTTGTTGTACTGCTGGCCTTCTGTGCCATCGGTGGCTTCTTTGCCTTTCGCACGTTTCTGAGATTCGTTCTGAAGAACCTGGACCCTTCGCGAGCCGTGCCCAGGCGCGTCCGCGAGGCATTGGACATTCTGGCTGAAGGTCTGATGATCGTGGGCGTCGACGACCGCATCCTGCTGGCCAACAAAGCTCTGGCCAGTGTCACCGGCCAGGACGCCGAAAGTCTGATCGGCAGGAAAGCATCGGAACTGGGATTTCGCTGTCGAGTACCCGGCGGCAGTCAGCCGTGGACGGAAGCCTTCGCGCAGGAGAAATCGCTGTCCAACGTCACGATGGACTACTTCGCCGCTGACGGTGCCCGCATCTTTAACGTCAACTGTTCGCCGCTGCTGGGCAATGGCGGAAAGAACCGGGGAGTGATGGTGACGTTTGATGATGTCACCACTCTGGAACAGCACAAGATTGAACTTCGCGCCGCCAAGGACGAAGCCGACGCCGCCAACAAGGCCAAAAGCGATTTTCTGGCAAACATGAGCCACGAAATCCGCAATCCCATGAACGCCATCGTCGGATTTACCGACATCCTGCGCCGCGGACTGGAAGAAAACGAAACCACTCGCACGGAATATCTGAACACGATTCACGCCAGCGGCACTCACCTGATGGATCTGATCAACGACATTCTGGACCTGTCGAAGATCGAAGCCGGCAAGATGGAAATGGAACTGTGCGACTGTTCTCCGTTCCAGGTCGTGGCGGAAGTGGTCAACGTGATGCAGATGAAAGCGCAGCAGCAGAATCTGGTGCTGGAATCGTCGGTCCGCGGCAAAATTCCCCGCATGATTCTGACGGATCAGACGCGGCTGCGGCAGATTCTGATGAACCTGGTCGGCAACGCCATCAAGTTCACTCAGCAGGGAAGTGTCCGCATCGTCACCGAACTGATCGACGACCCGCGCAGGCCGATGTTGAAGTTCGAAGTCAGCGACACCGGGATCGGCATGACGGCCGAACAGTGCGGGAAGATCTTCGAAGAATTCACTCAGGCCGACAGTTCCGTCAATCGCCGATTCGGCGGAACAGGACTGGGGCTGGCCATCAGCAAACGGCTGACCGAAGCGCTGGGAGGAACGATTGAAGTTTCCAGCAGGTCCGGTCAGGGCAGCACGTTTACGTTTACCGTGACGACCGGCAACATTTCCATGGTGCCACGCATCGACCATGACACGGCGGTCACGGATCTGCGAAACACGTATCAGCGACACAAGTCCGGGCTGTCGGTCACGTTCAAGCGGGCTCGCGTGCTGATCACCGACGACACTGCCGCCAATCGGCAGCTTGTCGGTCTGGTCCTTCGCCGCGCCGGGCTGCATGTGGAAGAAGCAAAGAACGGTCTGGAAGCGGTCAAACGCGCGACGGCGGAGAAGTTCGACCTGCTGCTGATGGACATGCAGATGCCGGTGATGGATGGATTCACGGCAACTCGCAAGCTGCGCGAAAAGGGCATGAACGCACCGATCATCGCGCTGACCGCAAACGTGATGGCCAGCGACCGCGAACGCTGCGAGCAGGCCGGCTGCAGCGGATTCCTGACGAAACCGATCGACATCGACAACCTGCTGCAGGCGCTTGCCGAACGATTGCCAACCGCCGATGTTCGTCAGGAAGCGACTGCCGGCACCGAGACCACGAACTTCAACCCCTACGTCGACCAGCCGGCACCGGGAGAGAAGCGCAGCCCCGCTGCGCCAAAGGGAGCCGCGCCGGCAATCGCGCGTTCCGCCGGCGTCCGTCCGCCGGTGCGGTCCGCGGAACAGAAATCACCCGCACCACAACCGGCGGTGCCGAAGTCCAGGCCGGCCGTACCGCCGACTCGACGCGCCGTCGAAACACAGGTTGCGGCACCGAAACAGCAGCCGGAATCCACGCGGCGTCCGGCGTCGAAACCGAAAACTTCGCGGGCTCCGATCACCTCCACTCTTCCCATGGAGATCCCCGAATTCCGCGAGATCGTGGAACAGTTCGTCGGCGGACTCAGCACCACACTGGGAACGATGCAGTCCGCGTGGGATCGGCGCGACTTTGCGACACTTCGCGACCATGCCCACCGCCTGAAAGGCACCGGCGGAACCGTCGGGTTCCATCAGTTTACGGCTCCCGCAGCCGCTCTGCAGGATCGGGCAGAACAGAGAGCGGAAGCAGATATTGATGAACTGCTGGCGGAACTGCATGAGTTGTCGCACGCCATTCAACTGCCCGGTTGCGGCGATCTTTGCGGTGTCGCGGATTAGTCGGAATGCAATACCGCGCGGGATTTCCCCCGTCGCCGAATCGCAACAAAAGTGGCCGGCAGCATCGGATGCACGAAGCGGGCCGACCTAGTCTGTTAGATGATGTCTGCCGAAATTCCGGCCGGGGCCGGGCCTCGAAATCGCGCCGCAACCGGCGACACAAAACGAACGTGGATTGGAATCATGACAGGAAAGGCCAATAGTCAGGAACGCTCCGTGCTGGACGACGTCCGGTCGGCGATTGCCTCGCTGGACGCCCTGCGCGGCAGACGTCGCTCTGACGCTCAGCATGCCGGATCGGCGCATGGCAGTGACCTGGCGGAAGAAGTCAGTGCTGTGGCGGTCGCTGATGTGGCTGCGGATGCAACTGCCGGTGACTGCGAAGCTCATTCTGTGGCAGACTGGAGCAGCCGGACCGCGGAATTCTCACTCGAACGCGAAGCGGCCGCGGAGGTCCACGAGGACGCGTACGAAGAATCGGAATTGAACGAACTGCCGTCGTATGAACCCGCAGTCGGCGACGATGCTGTCGGCGATGATTCCGTCGGCGATGATTTGGGCGCCGACACCGAATGCGATGATGAACTTGACGGCAGCCTGTTCTCGTCGGCCGACCGGCTGATCAATCGCGCGGCAAACAAGGCCGCGAAGATCATGATTGTCGATGACGAGCCTCTGAACATCATGACCTTCCGTCAGCATCTGAAGATGGAAGGCTACAACAACTTTGTCACTACGGAAAAAGCCACTCAGGCGCTCACGCTGATTCGGCGCGAGAAACCGGACATCGTCCTGCTGGATATCCGTATGCCCGAAGTCAGCGGCATCGACATCCTGCGCGTGATCGGGCTCGACCCCGCGCTGCAGCATATTCCGGTGCTGATTCTGACCGCGGCCACCGACCCGAGAATCCGCCGGAAAGCTCTGGAACTGGGCGCCAGTGACTTCTTGTCAAAGCCGATCGATCCGAACGAACTGCTGCCGCGAGTCCGCAACGCCATCGTGCTGAAGCAGCACTACGACATGGTGTCCAACGAAGCCGCGCGGCTGGAACAGCAGGTCGAACGGCGCACCCAGCAACTGGAAGCCACGCGGCAGCAGTTGATTCTCAGCCTGGCCCGCGCGGCCGA encodes the following:
- a CDS encoding response regulator, coding for MTGKANSQERSVLDDVRSAIASLDALRGRRRSDAQHAGSAHGSDLAEEVSAVAVADVAADATAGDCEAHSVADWSSRTAEFSLEREAAAEVHEDAYEESELNELPSYEPAVGDDAVGDDSVGDDLGADTECDDELDGSLFSSADRLINRAANKAAKIMIVDDEPLNIMTFRQHLKMEGYNNFVTTEKATQALTLIRREKPDIVLLDIRMPEVSGIDILRVIGLDPALQHIPVLILTAATDPRIRRKALELGASDFLSKPIDPNELLPRVRNAIVLKQHYDMVSNEAARLEQQVERRTQQLEATRQQLILSLARAAEHRDDDTGNHVIRVGRYTAIIAHELGYPTSKLSMLEQAAQLHDVGKIGIPDSILFKPGKLEPDQFEMMKKHCALGKQIIEPISEKDWNILKTHTRRGESLLHVRSSPLLMLAARIAQTHHEKWNGAGYPLGLSGEDIPLEGRIVAVADVFDALSSARPYKPPFSREKSFRILEEGRGTHFDPRVLDAFFARANEIIETQLLLMDETDRITGPGCADEE
- a CDS encoding ATP-binding protein, giving the protein MKRLTVGTRISIGLVCSMLGILLAANYVGLLPDRERMIIGHRAQVAESLAFSASALIQQDNIDGLSAVMKGLVDRHDDLQSVGIRNHSDGLLVDSGRHGELWPADQPITSDAEHMQVPLTRGDDAQWGQIELCFAPLHTSGWWAPLRSQLVVLLAFCAIGGFFAFRTFLRFVLKNLDPSRAVPRRVREALDILAEGLMIVGVDDRILLANKALASVTGQDAESLIGRKASELGFRCRVPGGSQPWTEAFAQEKSLSNVTMDYFAADGARIFNVNCSPLLGNGGKNRGVMVTFDDVTTLEQHKIELRAAKDEADAANKAKSDFLANMSHEIRNPMNAIVGFTDILRRGLEENETTRTEYLNTIHASGTHLMDLINDILDLSKIEAGKMEMELCDCSPFQVVAEVVNVMQMKAQQQNLVLESSVRGKIPRMILTDQTRLRQILMNLVGNAIKFTQQGSVRIVTELIDDPRRPMLKFEVSDTGIGMTAEQCGKIFEEFTQADSSVNRRFGGTGLGLAISKRLTEALGGTIEVSSRSGQGSTFTFTVTTGNISMVPRIDHDTAVTDLRNTYQRHKSGLSVTFKRARVLITDDTAANRQLVGLVLRRAGLHVEEAKNGLEAVKRATAEKFDLLLMDMQMPVMDGFTATRKLREKGMNAPIIALTANVMASDRERCEQAGCSGFLTKPIDIDNLLQALAERLPTADVRQEATAGTETTNFNPYVDQPAPGEKRSPAAPKGAAPAIARSAGVRPPVRSAEQKSPAPQPAVPKSRPAVPPTRRAVETQVAAPKQQPESTRRPASKPKTSRAPITSTLPMEIPEFREIVEQFVGGLSTTLGTMQSAWDRRDFATLRDHAHRLKGTGGTVGFHQFTAPAAALQDRAEQRAEADIDELLAELHELSHAIQLPGCGDLCGVAD